A window of the Acanthochromis polyacanthus isolate Apoly-LR-REF ecotype Palm Island chromosome 10, KAUST_Apoly_ChrSc, whole genome shotgun sequence genome harbors these coding sequences:
- the LOC110948152 gene encoding beta-crystallin B1-like produces the protein MSSGDKSKTSSQTDGKAAQGKKSEMGMMSYKMYVFDQENFQGRMIEISNECMNVCELGMDRVRSLRVECGPFVGFEQMNFCGEMYILEKGEYPRWDSWSNCQKNDYLLSFRPVRMDPEKHKICLYEIGEFKGRKMEIMDDDVPSLFSYGFTDRVGSIIVSCGTWVGYQFPGYRGSQYLLEKGDFRHFNEFGARHPQFQSVRRIRDMQWHQQGCYTMASK, from the exons ATGTCCAGTGGAGATAAGTCCAAGACTTCATCCCAGACTGATGGGAAGGCTGCTCAGGGCAAGAAGTCTGAGATGGGAATGATGTCCTACAAG ATGTACGTGTTCGACCAGGAGAACTTCCAGGGTCGCATGATTGAGATCAGCAACGagtgcatgaatgtgtgtgagctGGGCATGGACCGCGTGCGTTCCCTGCGTGTTGAGTGTGGACC GTTCGTGGGCTTTGAGCAGATGAACTTCTGTGGTGAGATGTACATCCTGGAGAAGGGAGAGTATCCTCGCTGGGACTCCTGGAGCAACTGCCAGAAGAACGACTACCTGCTGTCCTTCAGGCCCGTCAGAATG GACCCTGAGAAGCACAAGATCTGCCTGTACGAGATTGGAGAGTTCAAGGGCCGCAAGATGGAGATCATGGACGACGACGTTCCCAGCCTGTTCTCCTACGGCTTCACCGACAGAGTGGGCAGCATCATCGTCAGCTGTGGAAC CTGGGTGGGATACCAGTTCCCTGGATACCGTGGCAGCCAGTACCTGCTGGAGAAGGGCGACTTCAGGCACTTCAATGAGTTCGGCGCCCGCCACCCTCAGTTCCAGTCTGTGAGGCGTATCCGTGACATGCAGTGGCACCAACAGGGCTGCTACACCATGGCCAGCAAGTGA
- the cryba1l1 gene encoding crystallin, beta A1, like 1, with protein MYRTTRSPMMQPLVNSGMGLAPFFKVTVFEQEHFQGKCLEFTSECCNIQECGLDNIRSIRVESGAWVGFEHHDFQGQQFILERGEYPHWDAYSGSISYHVERLMSLRPIYCASHQSSRMIIFERENFMGRSVEIGDDYPSLQAMGWMMPEVGSMHVQCGAFVCYQFPGYRGQQYIMECERHSGDYQHWRNWGSHCQTPQIQSIRRIQH; from the exons ATGTACAGAACTACAAGATCCCCCATGATGCAGCCGCTGGTCAACTCAGGAATGGGCCTGGCTCCTTTCTTCAAG GTGACTGTGTTCGAGCAGGAGCATTTCCAGGGAAAGTGTCTGGAGTTCACTTCTGAGTGCTGCAACATCCAGGAGTGTGGACTGGACAACATCCGCTCCATCAGGGTGGAGAGCGGAGC CTGGGTGGGTTTCGAGCACCATGACTTCCAGGGCCAGCAGTTCATCCTGGAGAGAGGAGAGTACCCCCACTGGGACGCTTACAGTGGCTCCATCTCCTACCACGTGGAGCGTCTCATGTCTCTGCGCCCCATCTACTGCGCC TCCCACCAGAGCAGCCGCATGATCATCTTTGAGAGGGAGAACTTCATGGGCCGCAGTGTGGAGATCGGCGACGACTACCCctctctgcaggccatgggctGGATGATGCCCGAGGTTGGCTCCATGCACGTGCAGTGCGGCGC CTTTGTGTGCTACCAGTTCCCTGGCTATAGGGGCCAGCAGTACATCATGGAGTGCGAGAGGCATAGTGGAGACTACCAGCACTGGAGGAACTGGGGCTCCCACTGTCAGACCCCCCAGATCCAGTCCATCAGACGCATCCAGCACTGA